Proteins co-encoded in one Pyxidicoccus xibeiensis genomic window:
- a CDS encoding tetratricopeptide repeat protein, protein MPRSILSASSWLLVVVPLLTASAAAPRPKPGTAAGKQEDPKAAARVLFEYAQREYDLGNFEDALGGYSEAYRLMPAPALLFNIGQCHRQLGQYERAAFFYRRYLALEPDSPDAALVKDLIQTMEAKQAALEPAPSGTPVTPAPGELTVPLTPEATPAVKASSGPAFLRSGWFWAGVGVVAAGATTAVLLTRSSDPRPTLGTVTLP, encoded by the coding sequence ATGCCACGCTCGATCCTTTCCGCAAGTAGCTGGCTGCTCGTCGTCGTGCCCCTGCTGACGGCCTCCGCCGCGGCGCCCAGGCCGAAGCCGGGCACGGCCGCCGGAAAGCAGGAGGACCCGAAGGCCGCCGCGCGCGTGCTGTTCGAGTACGCGCAGCGCGAGTACGACCTGGGCAACTTCGAGGACGCGCTGGGTGGCTACTCGGAGGCGTACCGGCTGATGCCGGCGCCCGCGCTGCTCTTCAACATCGGCCAGTGCCACCGGCAGCTGGGCCAGTACGAGCGCGCCGCGTTCTTCTACCGCCGCTATCTCGCGCTCGAGCCGGACTCGCCCGACGCGGCGCTCGTCAAGGACCTCATCCAGACGATGGAGGCGAAGCAGGCGGCGCTCGAGCCAGCCCCCTCCGGGACGCCGGTGACGCCCGCGCCGGGTGAGCTGACGGTTCCCCTGACGCCGGAAGCGACGCCCGCGGTGAAGGCCTCCTCCGGCCCCGCGTTCCTGCGCAGCGGCTGGTTCTGGGCGGGGGTGGGCGTGGTGGCCGCGGGCGCCACGACGGCGGTGCTGCTCACGCGCTCCAGCGACCCCCGCCCGACGCTCGGAACGGTGACCCTTCCATGA
- a CDS encoding response regulator, producing the protein METVLVVDDEQGILEALADLLREEGYRVVTASHGREALERMAELRPDLVLTDWMMPVLDGPALIERIRAEPAFQDVALLGMSAVDVLALRRVYPDLPFLQKPFDIATLLRQVRKSLDGRRARTR; encoded by the coding sequence ATGGAGACGGTCCTGGTGGTGGATGACGAGCAGGGCATCCTGGAGGCCCTGGCGGACCTCCTCCGTGAGGAGGGCTACCGCGTAGTGACGGCCTCTCACGGCCGCGAGGCGCTGGAGCGGATGGCGGAGCTTCGTCCAGACCTGGTCCTCACCGACTGGATGATGCCGGTGCTCGACGGGCCGGCGCTCATCGAGCGCATCCGGGCCGAGCCGGCCTTCCAGGACGTGGCGCTGCTGGGCATGAGCGCGGTGGACGTGCTGGCCCTGCGCCGCGTGTACCCGGACCTTCCCTTCCTGCAGAAGCCCTTCGACATCGCCACCTTGCTGCGCCAGGTCCGCAAGTCCCTGGATGGGCGGCGGGCCCGCACCCGCTGA
- a CDS encoding ATPase domain-containing protein, producing the protein MSSSEQPSRPDPRVSTGVPGLDAVLGGGLVPSGVYIIVGEPGAGKTLFANQLCYHQARTGARCLYVTLLAESHSRMLSNMRDMAFFDSALLPEGVYYVSGFRTLEEQGLPGLLELLRREVRNHGATILVLDGLVQAQEAAGSNRDFKKFIHELQVAAGLTRFTSLMLTSANGPSVHPEYTMVDGILELRERTSGVRAWRELQVRKFRGSATLHGVHNFRITHEGLEVFPRLEARVRRAPPPDPGAHRIHFGIHSLDALFPEGLAAGSTTLVLGPPGVGKTLMGSSLLAEGLRQGEPCLYMGFYEPPNRLLGKVSAAGIDLKSAAADGRLNLIWQPPAECILDVLADQLLSDVHKRKVKRVFVDGLSAMQQAAPDPVRMNSFFAALTQELRSEGTTTLFGLETPRLFGPALDVPMEVGPSAVAENLFFLRHVELEGRLRRLLSIFKLRDTDYDPTLREFVISRQGIEVLPPFSVAVDTLLTGLARHPGGGHS; encoded by the coding sequence ATGTCTTCTTCCGAGCAACCCTCGCGCCCGGACCCACGCGTGTCCACCGGCGTGCCTGGACTCGATGCCGTGCTGGGCGGCGGGCTGGTGCCGTCGGGCGTCTACATCATCGTGGGCGAGCCGGGTGCGGGGAAGACCCTCTTCGCCAACCAGCTCTGCTACCACCAGGCGCGCACGGGTGCCCGCTGCCTCTACGTCACGCTGCTGGCGGAGTCGCACTCGCGCATGCTCTCCAACATGCGCGACATGGCGTTCTTCGACTCCGCGCTGCTGCCCGAGGGCGTCTACTACGTCAGCGGCTTCCGCACGCTGGAGGAGCAGGGGCTGCCGGGGCTGCTGGAGCTGCTGCGGCGCGAGGTGCGCAACCACGGCGCCACCATCCTGGTGCTGGACGGGCTGGTGCAGGCGCAGGAGGCGGCCGGCAGCAACCGCGACTTCAAGAAGTTCATCCACGAGCTGCAGGTGGCCGCGGGCCTGACGCGCTTCACCTCGCTGATGCTCACCAGCGCCAACGGGCCCTCCGTCCACCCGGAGTACACCATGGTGGATGGCATCCTGGAGCTGCGCGAGCGCACCTCCGGCGTGCGCGCCTGGCGCGAGCTTCAGGTCCGCAAGTTCCGCGGCAGCGCCACGCTGCACGGCGTCCACAACTTCCGCATCACCCACGAGGGCCTGGAGGTCTTCCCCCGGCTGGAGGCGCGCGTGCGCCGAGCCCCGCCGCCGGACCCGGGCGCCCACCGCATCCACTTCGGCATCCACTCGCTGGACGCGCTCTTCCCGGAGGGGCTGGCGGCGGGCTCCACCACGCTCGTGCTCGGCCCGCCCGGCGTGGGCAAGACGCTGATGGGCAGCAGCCTGCTCGCCGAGGGACTGAGGCAGGGCGAGCCGTGCCTGTACATGGGCTTCTACGAGCCGCCCAACCGCCTGCTGGGCAAGGTGTCGGCCGCGGGCATCGACCTCAAGAGCGCGGCGGCCGATGGGCGGCTGAACCTCATCTGGCAGCCCCCCGCGGAGTGCATCCTGGACGTGCTGGCGGACCAACTCCTGTCGGACGTGCACAAGCGCAAGGTGAAGCGGGTGTTCGTGGACGGGCTCAGCGCGATGCAGCAGGCGGCGCCGGACCCGGTGCGGATGAACTCGTTCTTCGCCGCGCTCACCCAGGAGCTGCGCAGCGAGGGGACCACCACCCTCTTCGGCCTGGAGACGCCCCGGCTCTTCGGCCCCGCGCTGGACGTGCCCATGGAGGTGGGGCCGTCCGCGGTGGCGGAGAACCTCTTCTTCCTGCGCCACGTCGAGCTCGAAGGGCGCCTGCGCAGGCTGCTGTCCATCTTCAAGCTGCGCGATACCGACTACGACCCCACCCTCAGGGAGTTCGTCATCTCCCGGCAGGGAATCGAGGTGCTACCCCCCTTCAGCGTCGCCGTTGACACCTTGTTGACGGGCCTTGCCCGCCACCCGGGTGGTGGTCATTCCTGA
- a CDS encoding sensor histidine kinase, whose product MAFIQPDLPGPFAPGSSRQDGPEHPGRERSAHDGLVDSIDGIVWEADPSFRFTFVSQQAQRLLGYPVQRWYQEPDFWLKHLHPEDREWAPSHCREAAEACLPHEFEYRMLASDGRVVWLRDIVTVVEEAGRPHRLRGIMVDITEQRRAQEGLQHTVSVLEATLESTADGLLVVDRAGEATAYNRRFKEIWGLSDAQAGLGDAAMLDTVRDRLKDPEAFFARVRELYAMPEAESFDVVELRDGRVLERYSLPQRQRGTITGRVWSFRDVSARVRAEREQERLLREAHEAIQVRDDFLSIASHELKTPLTPLRLHLQLLRHALESHQPVTPGRVDKALAQVRKLSVLINDLLDASFVGAGRMELQRTPVSLPEVVGEVFSDFRDTSDRHVLAYTAPDEDVLVQGDRGRLAQVLTNLLENALKYSPLGGEVRVTLTHSGGDAVVTVQDAGIGIPKEEQAHLFERFFRARNAPVSGFGGLGLGLYICRDIVERHGGHIWVESALGHGSAFHVSLPVLATRALHDAHV is encoded by the coding sequence ATGGCCTTCATCCAGCCAGACCTGCCAGGCCCCTTCGCGCCTGGCAGCTCCCGTCAGGACGGCCCGGAGCACCCCGGCCGCGAGCGGTCCGCGCACGACGGGCTCGTCGACAGCATCGACGGCATCGTCTGGGAGGCCGACCCGTCCTTCCGCTTCACCTTCGTGAGCCAGCAGGCGCAGCGGCTGCTCGGGTACCCGGTGCAGCGGTGGTACCAGGAGCCGGACTTCTGGCTGAAGCACCTGCACCCCGAGGACCGGGAGTGGGCCCCCTCGCACTGCCGGGAGGCCGCCGAGGCCTGCCTGCCCCACGAGTTCGAGTACCGGATGCTGGCCTCCGACGGGCGCGTGGTGTGGCTGCGAGACATCGTCACGGTGGTGGAGGAGGCCGGGCGGCCCCACCGGCTGCGCGGCATCATGGTGGACATCACCGAGCAGCGCCGCGCCCAGGAGGGCCTGCAGCACACGGTGTCGGTGCTGGAGGCCACGCTCGAGTCGACGGCGGACGGGCTGCTCGTCGTGGACCGCGCCGGGGAGGCCACCGCGTACAACCGACGGTTCAAGGAAATCTGGGGGCTCAGCGATGCGCAGGCGGGCCTGGGCGACGCGGCGATGCTGGACACGGTGCGCGACAGGCTGAAGGACCCGGAGGCGTTCTTCGCGCGGGTGCGCGAGCTGTACGCGATGCCGGAGGCGGAGAGCTTCGACGTGGTGGAGCTGCGCGACGGGCGCGTGCTGGAGCGCTACTCGCTGCCCCAGCGGCAGCGGGGCACCATCACCGGCCGGGTGTGGAGCTTCCGGGACGTCTCGGCGCGCGTGCGCGCGGAGCGGGAGCAGGAGCGGCTGCTGCGCGAAGCGCACGAGGCCATCCAGGTGCGCGACGACTTCCTCTCCATCGCCTCGCACGAGCTGAAGACGCCGCTGACGCCGCTGCGCCTCCACCTCCAGCTGCTGAGGCACGCGCTGGAGTCGCACCAGCCCGTCACGCCCGGGCGCGTAGACAAGGCGTTGGCCCAGGTGCGCAAGCTGTCCGTGCTCATCAATGACCTGCTGGACGCCTCGTTTGTGGGCGCCGGGCGGATGGAGCTGCAGCGCACGCCCGTGTCCCTGCCGGAGGTGGTCGGCGAGGTGTTCTCCGACTTCCGCGACACGAGCGACCGCCACGTGCTGGCGTACACCGCGCCCGACGAGGACGTGCTCGTCCAGGGGGACCGGGGCCGGCTGGCGCAGGTGCTGACGAACCTCCTGGAGAACGCCCTCAAGTACAGCCCGCTGGGCGGCGAGGTGCGCGTCACGCTCACGCACTCGGGGGGAGATGCCGTCGTCACGGTGCAGGACGCGGGCATCGGCATTCCGAAGGAGGAGCAGGCGCACCTGTTCGAGCGCTTCTTCCGGGCGCGCAACGCGCCCGTGTCGGGCTTCGGTGGCCTGGGCCTGGGGCTCTACATCTGCCGCGACATCGTCGAGCGGCACGGCGGCCACATCTGGGTGGAGAGCGCGCTGGGGCACGGCTCGGCGTTCCACGTGTCGCTCCCCGTGCTGGCGACGCGCGCGCTGCACGACGCCCACGTCTGA